In Rahnella sikkimica, the following are encoded in one genomic region:
- the tsaB gene encoding tRNA (adenosine(37)-N6)-threonylcarbamoyltransferase complex dimerization subunit type 1 TsaB — MSTRILAIDTATEACSVALYNEGETLAHFELCAREHTQRILPLVQQILAEAGLTLNQLDALAFGRGPGSFTGVRIGIGMAQGLSLGAELPLLPVSTLQTMAQGAYRQTGAENVLAAIDARMGEVYWGEFSRNAQGVWSGESTEKVIKPEQLTEQTGSLTGRFATVGTGWEAYPHLLGESPVVELFDGKMLLPHAEDMLPLALQLWENGVRVNPEDAEPTYLRNEVTWKKLPGR, encoded by the coding sequence ATGTCCACGCGAATTTTAGCAATTGATACGGCGACAGAAGCCTGTTCGGTTGCGCTTTACAATGAGGGCGAAACGCTCGCCCATTTTGAACTCTGCGCCCGTGAACATACGCAGCGTATTTTGCCGCTGGTGCAGCAGATCCTCGCCGAAGCGGGCCTGACGTTAAATCAGCTCGATGCCCTGGCCTTTGGCCGCGGGCCGGGCAGTTTTACCGGCGTGCGTATCGGTATCGGTATGGCACAGGGATTGTCGCTGGGCGCGGAATTGCCGCTGTTGCCGGTTTCCACTTTGCAGACCATGGCGCAGGGCGCGTATCGGCAGACCGGCGCTGAAAACGTGCTGGCCGCCATCGATGCGCGTATGGGCGAAGTGTACTGGGGCGAATTTTCCCGGAACGCTCAGGGCGTCTGGAGTGGTGAGAGCACCGAAAAAGTGATCAAACCTGAGCAACTCACCGAACAGACCGGTTCACTGACCGGCCGTTTTGCGACCGTTGGGACCGGCTGGGAAGCTTATCCACATTTGCTGGGTGAATCTCCGGTTGTAGAATTATTTGATGGCAAAATGTTACTACCCCACGCGGAAGATATGCTGCCGCTGGCGCTCCAGCTCTGGGAAAACGGCGTTCGCGTAAATCCTGAAGATGCTGAACCCACTTATCTGCGCAACGAAGTTACGTGGAAAAAGCTGCCAGGACGGTAA
- the minD gene encoding septum site-determining protein MinD, whose amino-acid sequence MARIIVVTSGKGGVGKTTSSAAIATGLAQKGKKTVVIDFDIGLRNLDLIMGCERRVVYDFVNVIQGDATLNQALIKDKRTENLFILPASQTRDKDALTREGVEKILNDLAEMEFDFVVCDSPAGIETGALMALYFADEAVITTNPEVSSVRDSDRILGILSSKSRRAEKGLEPIKEHLLLTRYNPGRVSRGDMLSMEDVLEILRIPLIGVIPEDQSVLRASNQGEPVILDQESDAGKAYDDTVSRLLGEERAFRFIEEEKKSFLKRLFGG is encoded by the coding sequence ATGGCACGCATCATAGTTGTTACATCGGGTAAAGGGGGCGTTGGCAAGACCACTTCAAGCGCGGCCATTGCTACCGGTTTAGCTCAAAAAGGTAAAAAGACCGTTGTTATCGATTTCGATATCGGTCTGCGTAATCTCGATCTGATTATGGGCTGTGAGCGCCGCGTGGTTTATGATTTCGTCAACGTGATCCAGGGTGATGCCACGCTGAATCAGGCGCTTATCAAAGATAAACGCACTGAAAACCTGTTTATTCTTCCGGCTTCGCAAACCCGTGATAAAGATGCACTGACCCGCGAAGGCGTAGAAAAGATCCTCAACGATCTGGCCGAAATGGAATTTGACTTCGTGGTCTGCGATTCCCCGGCAGGTATCGAAACCGGTGCGCTGATGGCGCTGTATTTTGCCGACGAAGCGGTGATTACCACCAACCCGGAAGTCTCTTCCGTTCGTGACTCCGACCGCATTTTGGGCATTTTGTCTTCAAAATCCCGTCGTGCGGAAAAAGGCCTCGAGCCAATCAAAGAACATTTGCTTCTCACCCGTTACAATCCGGGCCGTGTCAGCCGTGGCGACATGCTGAGCATGGAAGATGTGCTGGAAATCCTGCGTATTCCTCTGATCGGTGTTATTCCTGAAGATCAGTCCGTGCTGCGTGCGTCCAACCAGGGCGAACCGGTGATTCTGGATCAGGAATCTGATGCAGGGAAAGCGTACGACGATACCGTCAGCCGTCTGCTTGGTGAAGAACGTGCGTTCCGTTTTATTGAGGAAGAGAAGAAGAGTTTCCTGAAACGCCTTTTTGGGGGATAA
- a CDS encoding Slp family lipoprotein, protein MRKWSAVQQFSVQTGKKWALSAVALSVLVLSGCVTVPDEIRGTTATPQMNLQAVQGAPNLYVGQESRFGGKVVTVTNLQNKTRLEIATMPLDDGARPILGSASRGRILAYINGFVDPVDYRNQLVTVVGPITGVEKGTVGQSSYDFVTVNVNSFKRWRIEQQVVMPPQPIGPWGWGYGGPYDSWGRGFGPGWGPGWYNMGPARVQSVVTE, encoded by the coding sequence ATGCGTAAGTGGTCAGCAGTCCAGCAGTTTTCGGTTCAGACAGGTAAGAAATGGGCGTTGAGCGCGGTCGCGCTGAGCGTACTGGTGTTGTCAGGATGTGTCACCGTTCCGGATGAAATCCGCGGAACCACGGCAACGCCGCAAATGAATTTACAGGCGGTGCAGGGCGCGCCGAATCTGTATGTCGGGCAGGAGTCGCGTTTTGGCGGCAAAGTGGTGACGGTCACCAATTTGCAAAATAAAACACGTCTCGAAATCGCCACAATGCCGCTTGATGATGGCGCACGGCCAATACTGGGCTCAGCATCGCGTGGCCGTATCCTGGCCTACATCAACGGTTTCGTCGATCCGGTGGATTACCGCAACCAACTCGTGACCGTGGTCGGCCCGATCACCGGTGTTGAAAAAGGCACCGTAGGCCAGTCGTCCTATGATTTTGTGACCGTTAACGTCAACAGTTTTAAACGGTGGCGTATTGAGCAGCAAGTCGTGATGCCGCCTCAGCCGATTGGCCCGTGGGGTTGGGGATACGGGGGACCGTACGACAGCTGGGGGCGAGGGTTTGGGCCCGGATGGGGGCCCGGCTGGTATAACATGGGGCCCGCACGGGTCCAGAGCGTCGTCACCGAATAA
- a CDS encoding YcgL domain-containing protein — MLCVIYRSTKRDQTYLYVEKKDDFSRVPEELLKGFGVPQFSMMLNLAGREKLASADISKVRQALEDQGYYLQVPPPVESLLNIHLTDAGN; from the coding sequence ATGCTTTGTGTGATCTATAGAAGTACTAAACGCGACCAGACTTATCTGTATGTCGAAAAAAAAGACGATTTCTCTCGTGTGCCTGAAGAATTACTCAAAGGTTTTGGTGTGCCTCAGTTCTCAATGATGCTCAATCTGGCTGGGCGGGAAAAATTAGCCTCGGCTGATATTTCAAAAGTGCGTCAGGCTCTCGAAGATCAGGGTTATTATCTGCAGGTTCCACCGCCGGTCGAAAGTTTATTGAATATTCACCTGACCGACGCCGGTAATTAA
- the minE gene encoding cell division topological specificity factor MinE, with the protein MALLDFFLSRKKSTANIAKERLQIIVAERRRGDSEPSYLPDLKRDILAVICKYIKIDPEMLQVQFEQKGDDISVLELNVTLPESESEEAPK; encoded by the coding sequence ATGGCATTGTTAGATTTCTTTCTGTCCCGCAAAAAATCGACAGCCAATATAGCCAAGGAACGGCTACAGATCATCGTAGCCGAACGGCGTCGAGGGGATAGTGAACCGTCGTATCTGCCTGATTTGAAACGTGATATTTTGGCGGTCATCTGTAAGTACATTAAGATTGACCCCGAAATGTTGCAGGTTCAGTTCGAGCAAAAAGGTGATGATATTTCCGTACTGGAACTGAACGTCACCCTGCCAGAGTCAGAATCGGAAGAAGCACCTAAATGA
- the rnd gene encoding ribonuclease D, whose translation MNYQLITTNDALEQVCLQAKAHSKIALDTEFVRTRTYYPQLGLIQLFDGERLTLIDPLPITAWQPFIDLLVNPDVVKFIHAGSEDLEVFLNAFGVMPAPLIDTQILAAFSGRPLSCGFARLVAETTGVELDKSESRTDWIARPLSEKQCVYAAADVWYLLPLADQLMRETEEAGWMEAAKDECLALCRRRKEVLQPELAYLEIGNAFQLRPRQLGCLKLLAAWRLNQARQRDLAVNFVVREENLWQVARYQPKSLGELEALGLSGPEIRYHGRTLLALVEESEALAEDDLPAPILNLIDQPGYRKAFKDIKALIQTVSEESRLSVELLASRRQINQLLSRHWKLKEKESQPELISGWRGKLLAERLNEILSQY comes from the coding sequence TTGAATTATCAGTTGATCACGACCAATGACGCGCTGGAGCAGGTTTGCCTTCAGGCCAAAGCGCACAGCAAAATCGCGCTGGATACCGAATTCGTCCGCACCCGCACTTATTACCCGCAACTCGGGCTCATCCAGTTGTTTGACGGTGAACGGCTGACGCTGATTGATCCGCTGCCGATTACCGCCTGGCAGCCTTTTATCGATTTGCTGGTCAACCCTGATGTCGTGAAATTTATCCATGCGGGCAGCGAAGATCTGGAAGTTTTTCTCAATGCTTTTGGCGTGATGCCTGCTCCGCTGATTGATACGCAAATTCTTGCCGCCTTCAGCGGACGTCCGCTGTCTTGCGGTTTCGCCCGTCTGGTGGCTGAAACGACCGGCGTTGAGCTGGATAAAAGCGAATCGCGCACCGACTGGATTGCCCGTCCTCTGAGTGAAAAGCAGTGTGTCTACGCCGCCGCAGATGTCTGGTATCTCTTGCCGCTGGCCGATCAGCTGATGCGTGAAACCGAAGAAGCCGGATGGATGGAGGCCGCGAAGGACGAATGTCTGGCGTTGTGCCGCCGTCGTAAAGAAGTTCTGCAACCGGAACTGGCTTATCTTGAGATTGGCAATGCCTTCCAGCTGCGTCCGCGTCAGTTGGGCTGTCTGAAGTTACTGGCCGCGTGGCGACTTAATCAGGCCCGTCAGCGAGACCTGGCCGTTAACTTTGTGGTGCGTGAAGAAAACCTCTGGCAGGTGGCACGTTATCAGCCTAAATCGCTGGGTGAACTGGAAGCCCTTGGCCTGAGCGGCCCGGAAATCCGTTACCACGGCCGGACGTTGCTGGCGCTGGTTGAAGAGTCAGAGGCGCTGGCAGAAGACGATTTACCGGCACCTATCTTGAATCTGATTGATCAGCCGGGTTACCGCAAAGCCTTCAAAGACATCAAGGCGCTGATCCAGACCGTGAGCGAAGAGAGCAGATTAAGTGTCGAGTTACTGGCGTCGCGCCGCCAGATTAATCAGTTATTGAGCCGTCACTGGAAGTTAAAAGAGAAAGAATCGCAGCCGGAATTAATCAGCGGCTGGAGAGGAAAACTTCTGGCTGAAAGGCTGAACGAAATTCTCAGCCAATATTGA
- the fadD gene encoding long-chain-fatty-acid--CoA ligase FadD, giving the protein MEKVWLKRYPADVPENIDPDRYSSLVEMFENATLCYADSPAFINMGEVMTFRKLEERSRAFAAYLQNQLGLKKGDRVALMMPNLLQYPIALFGVLRAGMVVVNVNPLYTPRELEHQLNDSGASAIVIVSNFAHTLEKVVYKTQIKHVILTRMGDQLSAAKGTLVNFVVKYVKRLVPKYHLPNAISFRSALQYGRRLQYIKPDIINDDLAFLQYTGGTTGVAKGAMLTHRNMQANLEQAKAAYAPLLQPGHELVVTALPLYHIFALTVNCLLFLDLGGKSLLITNPRDVPGMVKELSKYPFTAISGVNTLFNALLNNEDFRELDFSTLRLSVGGGMSVQKSVADKWEKLTGKHLLEGYGLTECSPLVAGNPYDLKHYSGSIGLPVPSTEVRLVDDNGQDVAPGQPGELWVRGPQVMLGYWQRPSATDEVLKDGWLSTGDIVTVDEQGFLRIVDRKKDMILVSGFNVYPNEIEEVVSQHDKVLEVAAIGVPNESSGEIVKICVVKKDPSLTSEELLAHCRRLLTGYKVPKIVEFRDELPKSNVGKILRRELRDEQAKPKDDTKQDAA; this is encoded by the coding sequence TTGGAAAAGGTTTGGCTAAAACGTTATCCGGCGGATGTTCCCGAGAACATCGACCCTGACCGCTACAGCTCGCTGGTCGAGATGTTTGAGAATGCCACGCTGTGCTATGCCGACAGCCCGGCGTTTATCAACATGGGCGAGGTCATGACGTTCCGTAAGCTCGAGGAGCGTAGTCGTGCTTTTGCGGCCTATCTGCAAAACCAGTTGGGGCTGAAAAAAGGCGACCGCGTCGCCCTGATGATGCCTAATCTGCTGCAATATCCGATTGCGCTGTTTGGCGTCTTGCGCGCGGGCATGGTCGTCGTGAACGTTAACCCGCTGTATACGCCGCGCGAGCTGGAACATCAGCTTAACGATAGCGGTGCCAGCGCCATTGTGATTGTGTCCAACTTTGCCCATACGCTGGAAAAAGTGGTCTACAAAACGCAGATCAAGCATGTGATCCTGACCCGGATGGGCGATCAGCTTTCTGCAGCAAAAGGCACACTGGTTAATTTTGTTGTCAAATATGTGAAACGGCTGGTGCCTAAGTATCACCTGCCGAACGCGATTTCCTTCCGCAGTGCCCTGCAATACGGGCGTCGTTTGCAATACATCAAACCCGATATCATCAATGATGATCTGGCGTTTCTGCAATATACCGGCGGAACCACCGGCGTGGCGAAGGGCGCGATGCTGACGCACCGGAACATGCAGGCCAATCTGGAACAGGCAAAAGCGGCGTATGCGCCGTTGCTGCAACCGGGTCATGAACTGGTGGTAACGGCACTGCCGCTGTATCACATCTTTGCGCTGACGGTGAACTGCCTGTTGTTCCTCGATCTGGGGGGTAAAAGCCTGCTGATTACTAACCCGCGTGATGTGCCGGGCATGGTGAAAGAACTGTCGAAATACCCGTTCACCGCCATCAGCGGGGTGAATACGCTGTTCAACGCGCTGCTCAATAATGAAGATTTCCGTGAACTGGATTTCTCGACGCTGCGTCTTTCCGTCGGCGGCGGGATGTCGGTTCAGAAGTCTGTCGCGGATAAGTGGGAAAAGCTGACCGGTAAGCATTTGCTGGAAGGCTATGGCCTGACGGAGTGTTCGCCGCTGGTGGCAGGCAACCCGTATGATCTGAAACATTACAGCGGCAGCATCGGTTTACCGGTGCCGTCTACGGAAGTACGACTGGTGGATGATAACGGCCAGGATGTCGCGCCGGGTCAACCCGGAGAGCTGTGGGTGCGCGGGCCGCAGGTGATGCTGGGCTACTGGCAACGGCCTTCGGCGACCGATGAGGTGCTAAAAGATGGCTGGTTATCGACGGGCGATATCGTTACAGTGGACGAGCAGGGCTTTTTGCGGATTGTAGATCGCAAAAAAGACATGATTCTGGTTTCCGGTTTCAATGTTTACCCTAACGAAATTGAAGAGGTGGTTTCACAACATGACAAAGTACTCGAAGTTGCCGCCATTGGTGTGCCCAACGAGTCGTCGGGTGAAATCGTCAAAATTTGCGTGGTGAAGAAAGATCCGTCACTGACCAGCGAAGAACTTCTGGCACATTGTCGCCGGTTACTAACCGGTTACAAAGTACCGAAGATTGTCGAGTTTCGCGATGAGTTACCGAAGTCAAATGTCGGTAAGATCCTCAGGCGCGAACTTCGCGATGAGCAGGCAAAACCGAAGGACGATACGAAGCAGGATGCGGCATAA
- the minC gene encoding septum site-determining protein MinC — MSQSPIELKGSSFTLSVVHLHSSQPEVIYQALQEKVEQAPAFLKNAPVVINVASLSGEANWKDIQQAVASAGFRVVGISGCKDEGQKRALSRTGLPLLSEGRAQRIAAEPPVPVVPDNAPAKTRIVSTPVRSGQQIYARNSDLIVTSSVSAGAELIADGNIHIYGMMRGRALAGAAGDANCQIFCTHLGAELVSIAGQYWLSDQIPADYLGQAARLSLINNVLTIQPLN; from the coding sequence ATGTCACAATCGCCAATAGAACTAAAAGGCAGCAGTTTTACCTTATCGGTTGTTCATTTACACAGTTCACAACCGGAGGTTATTTATCAGGCATTACAGGAAAAAGTGGAGCAAGCTCCGGCCTTTTTGAAAAATGCCCCTGTTGTTATCAACGTTGCCTCGCTGAGCGGTGAAGCAAACTGGAAAGACATTCAACAGGCTGTCGCTTCTGCAGGTTTTCGCGTTGTGGGCATCAGTGGTTGTAAAGACGAAGGGCAGAAACGCGCACTTTCCCGCACCGGTTTGCCGCTGCTGAGTGAAGGCCGCGCACAGCGTATCGCCGCAGAACCACCGGTTCCTGTCGTGCCCGACAATGCGCCGGCGAAAACCCGCATTGTCAGTACTCCGGTCCGATCCGGCCAACAAATTTACGCCCGTAACAGCGATCTTATCGTGACCAGTAGTGTCAGTGCAGGTGCGGAACTGATTGCCGATGGCAATATCCACATCTACGGTATGATGCGTGGAAGAGCGCTGGCTGGTGCAGCAGGTGATGCAAATTGTCAGATTTTTTGCACCCATTTAGGCGCTGAACTAGTCTCTATCGCAGGGCAATACTGGTTGAGTGATCAAATCCCGGCCGATTACCTCGGTCAGGCCGCGCGCCTCAGCCTGATAAATAATGTGTTAACCATACAACCTTTAAATTAA